GCGGCCGCGGAGCTGGGCGCCTCGATAGTCACCGTTCACGCGAGCGGCGGCGTACGAATGATCCGGGCGGCGGTGGAAATCGCGGGACCGGATTGCGAGGTCTTCGCGGTGACCGTCCTGACGTCGCTTACCGGTGCCGATCTGGACGCCGCGTGGGGCGGGGACCGCGGCGATGGATCGGCCGATCTCACGCCCGATGTCCTGCGGCTGGCCAGGCTGGCGCAGGGGGCCGGCGCAGCGGGGGTGGTCTGCAGCGGGCTGGAGGCTCCGGTGCTCCGGGACAGCTTCGGCGCGGCCCTCAAGCTCCTGGTGCCCGGGGTCCGGCTGCCCGGTAGCGACCGGGGGGACCAGAGTCGCGTTGTGACGCCGGCCGAGGCGGCGCGGGCGGGCGCCACGTATGTCGTGTTGGGCCGGACCGTTACGTCGGCGCATGACCCTGCCGGAGCGATGGATCAGGCGGTTGCGTCCCTGGCCTGACCGGACTATTTTCAAAGGCTGACCCAAAATTCGGAGCAGTTCGTGAAAGTACGTAGCAGCGTCAAGCCGATATGCGAGCATTGCAAGGTGATCAAGCGCCAGGGCGTGATCAGGATCATCTGCAGCCGCAATCCCAAGCACAAGCAGCGTCAGGGTTAACTAATGGCTCGTATTGCGGGCGTGGATCTTCCGCGCGACAAGAAGCTCGAGATCGGGCTTACTTACATATTCGGCATCGGTCGCAAGACCGCTCAGTCCATTCTCGAATCGACGGGAGTGAGTCCGTCGCAGCGCGTCCGCGATCTGAGCGATGCTGACACGAACAAGCTTCGTCAGGCCATCGAGCGCGACCTCAAGGTCGAGGGCGCTCTTCGGACCGAAGTCGCGATGAACATCAAGCGCCTCATGGACATCGGCTCGTATCGCGGCACGCGTCATCGCCGCGGTCTGCCGGTTCGTGGGCAGCGCACGCACACTAACGCCCGCACCAAGAAGGGGCCGCGCCGCGCGATCGCCGGCAAGAAGAAGGTCACGAAGTAACACATGGCAACTGCGAAGAAAGTAAAGAAGATCGTCGAGGCCGAGGGCCTCGCTCACGTGTCGGCGACGTTCAACAACACGACCATCACGATCACGGACAACCGCGGCAACACGATCTCGTGGAGCTCGTCAGGAAAGGCCGGATTCAAGGGGTCCAAGAAGTCCACGCCGTTTGCCGCGACTGTTGCGGGCGAGCAGGCTGGACGCGAGGCCTTCTCGGCTGGTGTCCGCCGCGTGAACGTGCGCGTGCAGGGACCGGGCTCCGGTCGCGAGTCCGCCATTCAGGCGCTCGCCACCGCTGGTCTGCAGGTCAAGTCGATTCGCGACGTAACACCGATTCCACACAATGGTTGCCGTCCGCCCAAGCGGCGGAGGGTTTAGTACATGCGTTACACAGGACCAAGCTGCCGTCAGTGCCGCCGAGAGGGGACCAAGCTCTTCCT
The window above is part of the Gemmatimonadota bacterium genome. Proteins encoded here:
- the pyrF gene encoding orotidine-5'-phosphate decarboxylase, which translates into the protein MAGVTGAGGVTPIVALDFWMPDAALQMVDLLGDRCDFYKVGGELFTVAGPTIVRQLVARGKRVFLDLKFHDIPNTVEKAVAAAAELGASIVTVHASGGVRMIRAAVEIAGPDCEVFAVTVLTSLTGADLDAAWGGDRGDGSADLTPDVLRLARLAQGAGAAGVVCSGLEAPVLRDSFGAALKLLVPGVRLPGSDRGDQSRVVTPAEAARAGATYVVLGRTVTSAHDPAGAMDQAVASLA
- the rpmJ gene encoding 50S ribosomal protein L36, which encodes MKVRSSVKPICEHCKVIKRQGVIRIICSRNPKHKQRQG
- the rpsM gene encoding 30S ribosomal protein S13, which codes for MARIAGVDLPRDKKLEIGLTYIFGIGRKTAQSILESTGVSPSQRVRDLSDADTNKLRQAIERDLKVEGALRTEVAMNIKRLMDIGSYRGTRHRRGLPVRGQRTHTNARTKKGPRRAIAGKKKVTK
- the rpsK gene encoding 30S ribosomal protein S11; its protein translation is MATAKKVKKIVEAEGLAHVSATFNNTTITITDNRGNTISWSSSGKAGFKGSKKSTPFAATVAGEQAGREAFSAGVRRVNVRVQGPGSGRESAIQALATAGLQVKSIRDVTPIPHNGCRPPKRRRV